The Flexivirga oryzae genome has a segment encoding these proteins:
- a CDS encoding acetolactate synthase large subunit: MPTPADVVPAAKRAAAPQEVTGAQSLVLALEAAGVEVVFGIPGGAILPAYDPLLDSVKVRHILVRHEQGAGHAAEGYASATGNVGVCMATSGPGATNLVTAIADAYMDSVPMVAITGQVNSRFIGTDAFQEADIRGITMPITKHSYLVTKPGDVATAIKEAFHIASSGRPGPVLVDITKDAMVGKTTFEWPADIALPGYKPVTRPHHKQIRAAAKLIRESKRPVFYLGGGIVRAEASEQLRALVDLAGIPLVTTLMARGIVPDSHPLHLGMPGMHGSVAAVTALQKADLLIAIGTRFDDRVTGDLASFAPGAKVIHADIDPAEISKNRVADVPIVGDALAVIEDLTVAVRADQNAGRAPDFTAWQKRTRGWADTYPLGYSPAEDATAIPPQYVIERIGALTGPDAVYAAGVGQHQMWAAQFVKYERPNAWLNSGGLGTMGYSVPAAMGAKVGEPDRIVWAIDGDGCFQMTNQELATCVINKIPIKVAVINNSSLGMVRQWQTLFYNERYSNTDLHTSAAGSRVPDFVKLAEAYGCVGLRCEKAEDVDATIKKALEIDDVPVVIDFVVERDAMVWPMVPAGVSNDLVTTARAMTPVWDRDDDAAEGAH; this comes from the coding sequence ATGCCGACACCAGCAGACGTGGTGCCCGCCGCCAAGCGCGCGGCGGCTCCCCAGGAGGTGACCGGTGCCCAGAGCCTGGTCCTCGCGCTCGAGGCGGCCGGTGTAGAGGTCGTATTCGGGATCCCCGGTGGCGCCATCCTGCCGGCATACGACCCACTGCTGGACTCGGTCAAGGTCCGTCACATCCTGGTGCGCCACGAGCAGGGCGCCGGTCACGCGGCCGAGGGTTACGCCTCGGCGACCGGCAACGTCGGGGTGTGTATGGCGACCAGCGGCCCCGGCGCCACCAACCTGGTGACCGCCATCGCCGACGCCTATATGGATTCGGTGCCGATGGTCGCGATCACCGGCCAGGTCAACTCCCGGTTCATCGGCACCGACGCCTTCCAGGAAGCCGACATCCGCGGCATCACCATGCCGATCACCAAGCACAGCTACCTGGTCACCAAACCCGGTGATGTGGCGACCGCGATCAAGGAGGCGTTCCACATCGCGTCCAGCGGCCGGCCGGGGCCGGTGCTGGTGGACATCACCAAGGACGCCATGGTCGGCAAGACGACCTTCGAGTGGCCCGCCGACATCGCGCTGCCCGGCTACAAGCCGGTGACGCGCCCGCACCACAAGCAGATCCGCGCCGCGGCCAAGCTGATCCGCGAGTCGAAGCGGCCGGTCTTCTACCTCGGTGGAGGCATCGTGCGCGCCGAGGCGTCCGAGCAGCTGCGTGCGCTGGTCGACCTCGCCGGCATACCGCTGGTCACCACGTTGATGGCGCGCGGCATCGTGCCCGACAGCCACCCGCTGCACCTCGGCATGCCCGGCATGCACGGCTCGGTCGCCGCGGTCACCGCGCTGCAGAAGGCCGACCTGCTGATCGCGATCGGCACCCGCTTCGACGACCGGGTCACCGGCGATCTGGCGTCCTTCGCGCCGGGTGCCAAGGTGATCCACGCCGACATCGACCCGGCCGAGATCTCCAAGAACCGCGTCGCCGACGTCCCGATCGTCGGTGACGCCCTGGCCGTCATCGAGGACCTGACGGTCGCGGTCCGCGCCGACCAGAACGCCGGCCGCGCACCCGATTTCACCGCCTGGCAGAAGCGCACCCGCGGCTGGGCGGACACCTACCCCCTGGGCTACAGCCCTGCCGAAGATGCGACGGCGATCCCGCCGCAGTACGTCATCGAGCGGATCGGCGCGCTCACCGGGCCCGACGCGGTGTATGCCGCGGGCGTCGGCCAGCACCAGATGTGGGCGGCGCAGTTCGTGAAGTACGAACGCCCCAACGCCTGGCTCAACTCCGGCGGCCTCGGCACGATGGGCTACTCGGTGCCCGCCGCCATGGGCGCGAAGGTCGGCGAACCCGACCGGATCGTCTGGGCGATCGACGGGGACGGCTGCTTCCAGATGACCAATCAGGAGCTGGCCACCTGCGTCATCAACAAGATCCCGATCAAGGTCGCGGTCATCAACAACTCCAGCCTCGGCATGGTGCGCCAGTGGCAGACGCTCTTCTACAACGAGCGCTACTCCAACACCGACCTGCACACCTCGGCCGCCGGTTCGCGCGTCCCGGACTTCGTCAAGCTGGCGGAGGCCTACGGCTGCGTCGGTCTGCGCTGCGAGAAGGCCGAGGACGTCGACGCCACGATCAAGAAGGCGCTGGAGATCGACGACGTGCCGGTCGTCATCGACTTCGTGGTCGAGCGGGACGCCATGGTGTGGCCGATGGTGCCCGCCGGGGTGAGCAATGACCTGGTCACCACCGCACGGGCGATGACGCCGGTGTGGGATCGTGACGACGACGCTGCAGAGGGAGCACACTGA
- the ilvN gene encoding acetolactate synthase small subunit has translation MARHTLSVLVEDKPGVLARISGLISRRGFNIDSLAVGPTENDDVSRMTIVVDVDETALEQVTKQLNKLIEVLKVVELDDTASVQRELLLIKVRCDAHSRAEIVQITQMFRCNVVDVGLDAVVIEATGTPGKLEALLDVLEPYGVREIVQSGLVGVGRGGKSITDRGRRSA, from the coding sequence ATGGCACGCCATACCTTGTCGGTGCTGGTGGAGGACAAGCCCGGTGTGCTGGCACGCATCTCCGGACTGATCTCCCGGCGCGGCTTCAACATCGACTCGCTCGCCGTCGGTCCCACCGAGAACGACGACGTCTCCCGGATGACGATCGTCGTCGACGTCGACGAGACGGCGCTGGAGCAGGTGACCAAGCAGCTCAACAAGCTCATCGAGGTGCTCAAGGTCGTCGAGCTGGACGACACCGCCTCCGTGCAGCGTGAGCTGCTGCTGATCAAGGTCCGGTGTGACGCGCACAGCCGGGCGGAGATCGTGCAGATCACCCAGATGTTCCGCTGCAACGTGGTCGACGTCGGCCTCGACGCGGTGGTCATCGAAGCGACCGGCACCCCTGGCAAGCTGGAGGCGCTGCTCGACGTGCTCGAGCCCTACGGCGTCCGGGAGATCGTGCAGTCCGGCCTGGTCGGTGTCGGCCGGGGCGGCAAGTCGATCACCGACCGCGGGCGTCGCAGCGCGTAG
- the ilvC gene encoding ketol-acid reductoisomerase encodes MAEMFYDDDADLSVIQGRKVAVIGYGSQGHAHALNLRDSGVDVRIGLREGSKSTEKAENEGLRVLPVADAVKEADVVVILAPDQVQRTVYAEEIEPNLNDGAALVFGHGFNIRYGYIKPKADADVLMVAPKGPGHIVRREYVDGRGVPVVLAVEQDASGTAWDLAKSYAKGIGGLRAGGIKTTFTEETETDLFGEQSVLCGGASQLVQYGFEVLTEAGYQPEVAYFECLHELKLIVDLMIEGGIAKQRWSISDTAEFGDYVSGPRVIDPHVKENMKGVLADIQDGSFAKRFIDDQDAGAPEFLAFREKAAQHPIEATGKQLRSLMSWLKDNDTDTDYVEGSAAR; translated from the coding sequence GTGGCCGAGATGTTTTATGACGACGACGCCGACCTGTCGGTGATCCAGGGCCGCAAGGTCGCCGTCATCGGCTACGGCAGCCAGGGGCACGCGCACGCTCTGAACCTGCGCGACTCGGGTGTCGACGTCCGCATCGGCCTGCGCGAAGGCTCGAAGTCCACCGAGAAGGCCGAGAACGAGGGCCTGCGGGTGCTGCCGGTCGCCGACGCGGTCAAGGAGGCCGACGTCGTCGTCATCCTGGCGCCCGACCAGGTGCAGCGCACCGTCTACGCCGAGGAGATCGAGCCGAACCTCAACGACGGTGCCGCGCTCGTCTTCGGCCACGGCTTCAACATCCGCTACGGCTACATCAAGCCCAAGGCGGACGCCGACGTGCTGATGGTGGCGCCCAAGGGCCCGGGTCACATCGTCCGCCGTGAGTATGTCGACGGGCGTGGCGTGCCGGTCGTCCTCGCCGTGGAGCAGGACGCGTCGGGCACCGCCTGGGATCTCGCGAAGTCCTACGCGAAGGGCATCGGCGGCCTGCGTGCCGGCGGTATCAAGACCACCTTCACCGAGGAGACCGAGACCGACCTGTTCGGCGAGCAGTCCGTCCTGTGCGGTGGCGCGTCGCAGCTGGTGCAGTACGGCTTCGAGGTGCTGACCGAGGCCGGTTACCAGCCGGAGGTCGCCTACTTCGAGTGCCTGCACGAGCTGAAGCTGATCGTCGACCTGATGATCGAGGGCGGCATCGCCAAGCAGCGCTGGTCGATCTCCGACACCGCCGAGTTCGGTGACTACGTCTCCGGACCGCGCGTCATCGACCCGCACGTGAAGGAGAACATGAAGGGTGTCCTCGCCGACATCCAGGACGGCTCGTTCGCCAAGCGCTTCATCGACGACCAGGACGCCGGCGCGCCGGAGTTCCTCGCCTTCCGCGAGAAGGCCGCCCAGCACCCGATCGAGGCGACCGGCAAGCAGCTGCGCAGCCTGATGAGCTGGCTGAAGGACAACGACACCGACACCGACTACGTCGAGGGCAGCGCCGCCCGGTAG
- a CDS encoding ATP-binding cassette domain-containing protein encodes MTTTTTYAVEAQGLVKKFGSLRAVDGIDLQVQAGEVFGVLGPNGAGKTTMLSMLATLLRIDAGSARIFGVDVQHEPHKVRQLIGLTGQYASVDEKLTARENLVLFARIHGQGKQQARGTAGDLLDRFGLTEAGDRLLEKFSGGMRRRLDLAASLISSPPLIFLDEPTTGLDPRTRGQMWDTIRDLVRQGSTILLTTQYLDEADQLADRIAVIDKGRKVAEGTSGELKASVGRSTLAVRLADPDDMDAAARAVATVLGRPASRTPEAARLTVPLERADDAAEALIALRHGGISVEQVAVEEPTLDEVFLALTGAPATADDIPTDTDAAPREHLDQLEASR; translated from the coding sequence ATGACAACCACGACCACATACGCCGTCGAGGCACAGGGCCTCGTGAAGAAGTTCGGTTCGCTGCGCGCGGTCGACGGGATCGACCTGCAGGTGCAGGCGGGGGAGGTCTTCGGCGTCCTCGGGCCGAACGGCGCCGGCAAGACCACCATGCTGAGCATGCTGGCGACCCTGCTGCGCATCGACGCCGGCTCGGCACGCATCTTCGGGGTCGACGTACAGCACGAGCCGCACAAGGTGCGGCAACTCATCGGGCTGACCGGCCAATACGCGTCCGTCGACGAAAAACTCACCGCTCGTGAGAATCTCGTGCTGTTCGCACGCATCCACGGCCAGGGCAAGCAGCAGGCCCGTGGCACTGCGGGCGATCTGCTCGACCGCTTCGGGCTCACCGAGGCCGGGGACCGGTTGCTGGAGAAGTTCTCCGGCGGCATGCGGCGCCGGCTCGACCTCGCGGCGAGCCTCATCTCGTCGCCGCCGCTGATCTTCCTCGACGAGCCGACGACCGGGCTGGACCCGCGCACCCGCGGGCAGATGTGGGACACGATCCGGGACCTGGTGCGCCAGGGCTCGACGATCCTGCTCACCACGCAGTACCTCGACGAGGCCGACCAGCTCGCCGACCGGATCGCCGTGATCGACAAGGGCCGCAAGGTCGCCGAGGGCACCTCGGGGGAGCTCAAGGCGTCGGTCGGCCGGTCGACCCTGGCGGTGCGGCTCGCGGACCCGGACGACATGGACGCCGCCGCCCGCGCCGTGGCGACCGTGCTCGGTCGCCCCGCGAGCCGCACCCCGGAGGCGGCCCGGCTCACCGTGCCGCTGGAGCGCGCCGACGACGCCGCAGAGGCGCTGATCGCGTTGCGGCACGGCGGGATCAGCGTCGAGCAGGTCGCGGTCGAGGAGCCCACCCTCGACGAGGTGTTCCTCGCGCTGACCGGCGCACCCGCCACCGCGGACGACATACCCACCGACACCGATGCCGCTCCGCGCGAGCACCTCGACCAATTGGAGGCCTCCCGATGA
- a CDS encoding ABC transporter permease translates to MTTLTADRKPVTLPELHARVSPRETLRQILLMTGRALQKMRRNPEQFFDVTLQPLLFTPMFGYIFGGAVAGGVSKYLPMLIPGILVQTALTTCMATGVTLREDMEKGVFDRFKSLPMSRVAPLAGPAVADTIRYAIATVLTLAVGIAMGYRPGGGVLGVIGAGLLVIVAAWSLSWVFTFLGTVMKSAQGLQGISMMVLFPLTFLSNAYVPTSTMPDWLQAFVKVNPISHVVSALRSVANDGTINAEVGWALVACAAVVAIFVPLAVRGYRRQL, encoded by the coding sequence ATGACCACCCTCACCGCCGACCGCAAGCCGGTCACACTGCCCGAACTGCATGCGCGGGTCAGCCCGCGGGAGACGCTGCGGCAGATCCTGCTGATGACCGGTCGTGCGCTGCAGAAGATGCGCCGCAACCCGGAGCAGTTCTTCGACGTGACGCTCCAACCGCTGCTGTTCACACCGATGTTCGGCTACATCTTCGGCGGCGCCGTCGCCGGGGGAGTGTCGAAGTACCTGCCCATGCTCATCCCCGGGATCCTCGTGCAGACCGCACTCACGACCTGTATGGCGACCGGGGTGACCCTCCGCGAGGACATGGAGAAGGGCGTCTTCGACCGGTTCAAGTCACTGCCGATGTCCCGGGTGGCACCGCTCGCCGGCCCTGCGGTCGCGGACACGATCCGCTACGCGATCGCCACCGTGCTCACCCTGGCCGTCGGCATCGCGATGGGCTACCGGCCCGGTGGTGGGGTCCTCGGCGTCATCGGCGCCGGGCTGCTGGTGATCGTCGCCGCCTGGTCCCTGTCCTGGGTGTTCACCTTCCTCGGCACGGTCATGAAGTCCGCGCAGGGCCTGCAGGGCATCTCGATGATGGTGCTCTTCCCGTTGACGTTCCTGTCCAACGCGTACGTGCCCACGTCGACGATGCCCGACTGGTTGCAGGCGTTCGTGAAGGTCAACCCGATCTCGCACGTCGTGTCCGCGCTGCGCTCAGTGGCGAACGACGGCACGATCAACGCCGAGGTCGGCTGGGCGCTGGTCGCCTGCGCCGCGGTGGTGGCGATCTTCGTGCCGCTCGCGGTCCGCGGTTACCGCCGTCAGCTCTGA
- a CDS encoding BTAD domain-containing putative transcriptional regulator — MSVRLTLLSEVAFDGRPVASAAIGRLVACLAGDLRAGVSNTRLIDDLWPEQRPEHPAKALQVVVSRARSALGTDVIDSSPGGYRLQLSEDEVDVTVLRARAVAAQRALRDGDAAGALEHADAGLALWPEASGAAVGTEDPLALVRADALTVRAALRRDRGLALAGLGRYAEARDALAPYLDSAPHDEEVLAAMLRADAATGSRSAALERYERYRRSLRDQLGTDPGPELQQIHHELLESDRPQVRAGVEQDPNPLLGRDRDIDAVCALLRTSRVTSIVGAGGLGKTRLAHAVSRRALQRTVQFVGLAGVTDSSEVVTEVGTALGVTGVSTRTARTTDAPTNLITSIARHLGGGSALLVLDNCEHVLDGAVELTSALVAVLPDLRILTTSRAPLGLSSETVYPLAELEPDTAVDLFRQRARAVRPDVELPDDVVRRLCARLDGLPLALELAAARTNVLSVEQIEQRLEHRFALLNRGARDAPDRHRTLQAVIDWSWQLLGTPEQEALATLSVFADGFDLDAACEVLTAAGTYGVGSTIDPVDIVEHLVDQSLLRRTDRGGRPRFRMLETVREFGADELRRSGRADASARGVTGWATQVARTHGPTIFGPQPDASLRFLLTEEDNLAAALRTAIDTDDAAATAAIFGALSGLWSVQSRHEQVFGTAGDAIRVLSHYRPSPDQLEITRQALVLGAVNLNIIGNPTGLRALVLLRRLPAAGHGGLAEALGRLITDGSDRLPNATAILNADRALDLAASGDSMLRVTALLLASHILENDGRVAEALQSARRAVREEAIATSLWAGLTNQSRIAELAASLGEYAEAEDAAERLLPLLERFGAQGDITSMRWTLAMLHLHRGDVAGAAEQLQAAGLDPSDDAFGEGTTGLMIRAELDLAGDHVDVGLRRYRAAVEHAESRAHLAPFVADETVTPWVTIARAACLTAHAVHDRLDEVPGLATHLAGSVGDLAQDVASPTSLVVRVDLPVCGCAVLGLSYALAASATSAAERALAARGVALSDALGVSRTPPAMARDRAEALAIQADAPAYASAQELYAGAQRDELLKLLGDWADELPQS; from the coding sequence GTGAGTGTCCGGCTGACCCTGCTGTCCGAGGTCGCGTTCGACGGCAGGCCCGTCGCCAGCGCGGCCATCGGCCGACTCGTCGCTTGTCTCGCCGGTGATCTGCGTGCCGGTGTGAGCAACACCCGGCTGATCGACGACCTGTGGCCGGAACAACGCCCCGAGCATCCGGCGAAGGCGCTGCAGGTGGTGGTGTCCCGGGCCCGTTCGGCACTCGGGACCGACGTCATCGACAGCAGCCCGGGCGGTTACCGGCTGCAGCTGTCCGAGGACGAGGTCGACGTGACCGTGCTGCGTGCGCGGGCCGTCGCCGCGCAGCGCGCCCTGCGGGACGGCGACGCGGCGGGGGCGCTGGAGCACGCGGACGCCGGACTCGCCCTGTGGCCGGAGGCTTCCGGTGCGGCCGTCGGCACCGAGGACCCGCTCGCGCTGGTGCGTGCCGACGCGCTCACCGTCCGGGCCGCCTTGCGGCGCGACCGTGGTCTCGCGCTGGCCGGCCTCGGGCGGTATGCCGAGGCGCGCGACGCCCTGGCGCCATACCTCGACAGTGCACCGCACGACGAGGAGGTGCTGGCCGCGATGCTGCGGGCCGACGCCGCCACCGGGTCGCGCTCGGCGGCACTGGAGCGCTACGAGCGCTACCGCCGGTCGCTGCGCGACCAGCTCGGCACCGATCCCGGACCCGAGCTCCAGCAGATCCACCACGAACTGCTGGAGAGCGACCGGCCGCAGGTGCGGGCGGGTGTCGAACAGGACCCCAACCCGCTGCTCGGCCGCGATCGCGACATCGACGCGGTGTGTGCGCTGCTGCGTACCTCCCGGGTGACCTCCATCGTCGGTGCCGGCGGGCTCGGCAAGACCCGGCTCGCGCACGCGGTGTCGCGGCGGGCGCTGCAGCGCACCGTGCAGTTCGTGGGTCTGGCCGGTGTGACCGACTCCTCCGAGGTGGTGACCGAGGTGGGCACCGCGCTCGGCGTCACCGGGGTGAGCACCCGGACGGCTCGCACGACCGACGCACCCACCAACCTGATCACCTCGATCGCCCGGCACCTCGGCGGCGGGTCCGCACTGCTGGTGCTGGACAACTGCGAGCACGTGCTGGACGGCGCGGTCGAGCTCACCAGCGCGCTCGTGGCGGTGCTGCCCGACCTGCGGATCCTCACCACCTCCCGTGCACCGCTCGGGCTGTCCTCCGAAACCGTCTATCCCCTGGCCGAACTCGAGCCCGACACCGCGGTCGACCTGTTCCGTCAGCGAGCCCGGGCCGTGCGCCCGGACGTCGAACTGCCGGACGATGTCGTGCGGCGGCTGTGCGCGCGCCTGGACGGCCTACCGCTGGCGCTGGAGCTCGCGGCCGCCCGCACCAACGTGCTGTCGGTCGAGCAGATCGAGCAGCGCCTGGAGCACCGTTTCGCGCTGCTGAACCGTGGCGCCCGGGACGCACCCGACCGGCACCGCACGCTGCAGGCCGTCATCGACTGGAGCTGGCAGCTGCTCGGCACCCCCGAACAGGAAGCCCTGGCAACCCTGTCCGTCTTCGCCGACGGTTTCGACCTGGATGCCGCCTGCGAGGTGCTGACCGCCGCCGGCACCTACGGGGTGGGCAGCACCATCGACCCGGTCGACATCGTCGAGCACCTCGTCGACCAGTCGTTGTTGCGACGCACCGATCGTGGCGGACGACCACGTTTCCGGATGCTGGAGACCGTGCGTGAGTTCGGCGCCGACGAGTTGCGCCGCTCCGGCCGGGCCGACGCCTCGGCACGGGGCGTGACGGGCTGGGCCACCCAGGTGGCGCGCACCCACGGGCCGACGATCTTCGGGCCGCAGCCGGACGCCTCGCTGCGCTTCCTGCTGACCGAGGAGGACAACCTGGCCGCTGCGTTGCGGACCGCCATCGACACCGACGATGCCGCGGCCACGGCCGCGATCTTCGGCGCGTTGAGTGGTCTGTGGTCGGTCCAGTCACGGCACGAACAGGTCTTCGGGACGGCCGGCGACGCCATCCGGGTACTCAGCCACTACCGCCCGAGCCCGGACCAGCTCGAGATCACCCGGCAGGCGCTCGTCCTCGGCGCGGTCAACCTCAACATCATCGGCAACCCCACGGGACTGCGTGCGCTCGTCCTGCTGCGGCGACTGCCGGCCGCGGGGCACGGTGGCCTGGCCGAGGCCCTCGGACGACTCATCACCGACGGCAGCGACCGTCTCCCCAACGCGACCGCCATCCTCAACGCCGACCGGGCCCTCGATCTGGCCGCCTCGGGCGACTCGATGCTGCGGGTGACCGCGCTGCTGTTGGCCTCGCACATTCTGGAGAACGACGGCCGGGTCGCGGAAGCGTTGCAGAGCGCCCGGCGCGCGGTCCGGGAGGAAGCGATCGCCACGAGCCTGTGGGCCGGCCTGACCAACCAGTCGCGAATCGCCGAACTCGCCGCGTCCCTGGGCGAATACGCGGAGGCGGAGGATGCCGCCGAGCGCCTGCTGCCCTTGCTGGAGCGGTTCGGCGCGCAGGGCGACATCACGTCCATGCGCTGGACCCTCGCGATGCTGCACCTGCACCGCGGTGACGTGGCGGGCGCGGCCGAGCAGCTGCAGGCCGCAGGTCTCGATCCCAGCGACGACGCGTTCGGCGAGGGAACGACCGGACTGATGATCCGGGCCGAGCTCGACCTTGCCGGAGACCACGTCGACGTCGGGCTGCGTCGCTATCGTGCGGCGGTCGAGCACGCCGAGAGCCGTGCGCACCTCGCGCCGTTCGTCGCCGACGAGACGGTCACGCCGTGGGTGACGATCGCCCGCGCGGCCTGCCTCACGGCTCACGCCGTGCACGATCGGCTCGACGAGGTCCCGGGTCTCGCGACGCACCTGGCCGGGTCGGTGGGAGATCTCGCCCAGGATGTCGCCAGTCCGACGTCGCTGGTGGTCCGGGTGGACCTGCCGGTCTGCGGGTGCGCCGTGCTCGGGCTCAGTTACGCCCTGGCCGCATCCGCCACCTCGGCCGCCGAGCGGGCACTGGCCGCGCGCGGTGTCGCCCTGTCCGACGCGCTGGGGGTGTCACGCACTCCCCCGGCGATGGCGCGGGACCGGGCCGAAGCGCTCGCCATACAGGCCGACGCACCGGCATACGCCTCCGCGCAGGAGTTGTATGCCGGTGCGCAGCGCGACGAGCTGCTCAAACTGCTGGGCGACTGGGCCGACGAGCTGCCTCAGAGCTGA
- a CDS encoding 3-isopropylmalate dehydrogenase, with translation MTTAPSETTWNLAVIGGDGIGPEVVAEGLKVLDAVTDTKVERTEYDLGAKRWHATGETLPDGVLEELRGHDAILLGAIGDPSVPSGVLERNLLLRLRFELDHYINLRPAKLFPGTSSPLDVEKVAPNGIDFVVVREGTEGPYTGNGGALRVGTPHELATEVSVNTRFGAERAVRDAFARAQARDRKKLTLVHKHNVLTHAGHLWRRTVEEVGAEFPDVQTDYTHVDAATIYLATDPGRFDVIVTDNLFGDIITDLAAAVTGGIGLAASGNINPDRTAPSMFEPVHGSAPDIAGKGIADPTAAILSVALLLAHLGQDAAAKRIEDAVAADLAERGATPRSTSEVGDAIASRLV, from the coding sequence ATGACGACAGCACCCTCGGAGACGACCTGGAACCTGGCAGTGATCGGCGGCGACGGCATCGGCCCGGAGGTCGTGGCGGAAGGATTGAAGGTCCTCGACGCGGTGACCGACACCAAGGTGGAGCGCACCGAGTACGACCTGGGCGCCAAGCGCTGGCACGCGACCGGTGAGACGCTGCCGGACGGTGTCCTGGAGGAGCTGCGCGGCCACGACGCGATCCTGCTCGGTGCGATCGGTGACCCCTCGGTCCCGAGCGGCGTGCTCGAGCGCAACCTGCTGCTGCGTCTGCGGTTCGAGCTGGACCACTACATCAACCTGCGGCCGGCCAAGCTCTTCCCCGGCACCTCGTCCCCGCTGGACGTCGAGAAGGTGGCGCCGAACGGCATCGACTTCGTCGTGGTCCGCGAGGGCACCGAGGGCCCCTACACCGGCAACGGCGGCGCGCTGCGGGTCGGCACACCCCACGAGCTGGCGACCGAGGTCAGTGTCAACACCCGCTTCGGCGCCGAGCGCGCCGTGCGTGACGCGTTCGCGCGCGCCCAGGCACGCGACCGCAAGAAGCTGACCCTGGTCCACAAGCACAACGTGCTCACCCACGCCGGGCACCTGTGGCGCCGGACCGTCGAAGAGGTCGGCGCGGAGTTCCCCGACGTGCAGACCGACTACACCCACGTCGACGCCGCCACGATCTACCTGGCGACCGACCCCGGCCGGTTCGACGTCATCGTCACCGACAACCTCTTCGGCGACATCATCACCGACCTCGCGGCCGCCGTCACCGGTGGCATCGGCCTGGCCGCCTCGGGGAACATCAACCCCGACCGCACCGCGCCGAGCATGTTCGAGCCGGTGCACGGCTCCGCGCCGGACATCGCCGGCAAGGGCATCGCCGACCCGACCGCCGCGATCCTGTCGGTCGCGCTGTTGCTCGCGCACCTCGGGCAGGACGCCGCCGCGAAGCGGATCGAGGACGCGGTAGCCGCGGACCTCGCCGAGCGCGGCGCGACCCCGCGGTCCACCAGCGAGGTTGGCGACGCCATCGCGTCCCGCCTCGTCTGA
- a CDS encoding branched-chain amino acid aminotransferase has product MALEFTVTERPDRVSDEDRAAILANPGFGNHFTDHMVRITWDSEAGWHDAEVGAYRPFQLDPAAAVLHYAQEIFEGMKAYRHADGSVWTFRPEANAARFARSATRLALPVLPEEDFIQSLKEIVALDKVWVPDAANGGEESLYLRPYMFASEAFLGVRPAKQVTYSVIASPAGAYFGGGGVKPVDLWISTDYARAGEGGTGGAKCGGNYASSLAGQLEGIAQGCQQAVFLDSSTHTYIEELGGMNLFLVYQDGRIVTPELTGTILEGVTRSSILSLAKDLGLSPEERRIPIQEWKDAAASGELSEVFACGTAAVVTPVGELRWDGGSCDHRREGHVDEVATKIRSTLLDIQYGRVEDTHGWLTQLA; this is encoded by the coding sequence ATGGCCCTGGAGTTCACAGTCACCGAGCGCCCCGATCGCGTCAGCGATGAGGACCGGGCCGCGATCCTGGCCAACCCCGGGTTCGGCAACCACTTCACCGACCACATGGTCCGCATCACCTGGGACTCCGAGGCCGGCTGGCACGACGCGGAGGTCGGCGCCTACCGGCCGTTCCAGCTCGACCCGGCCGCGGCCGTCCTGCACTACGCCCAGGAGATCTTCGAGGGCATGAAGGCCTACCGGCACGCCGACGGCTCGGTCTGGACCTTCCGGCCGGAGGCGAACGCCGCCCGATTCGCCCGCAGCGCAACACGACTCGCGCTCCCGGTGCTGCCGGAGGAGGACTTCATCCAGTCCCTGAAGGAGATCGTCGCGCTCGACAAGGTGTGGGTCCCGGACGCCGCGAACGGGGGAGAGGAGTCGCTCTACCTGCGTCCCTACATGTTCGCCTCGGAGGCGTTCCTCGGCGTGCGCCCGGCGAAGCAGGTGACCTACTCGGTCATCGCGTCCCCGGCCGGTGCCTACTTCGGCGGCGGCGGCGTCAAGCCGGTCGACCTGTGGATCTCCACCGACTACGCACGTGCGGGCGAGGGCGGCACCGGCGGCGCCAAGTGCGGAGGCAACTACGCGTCCTCGCTGGCCGGTCAGCTCGAAGGCATCGCCCAGGGCTGCCAGCAGGCGGTGTTCCTCGACTCCTCGACGCACACCTACATCGAGGAGCTCGGCGGCATGAACCTCTTCCTGGTCTACCAGGACGGACGCATCGTGACGCCCGAACTGACCGGGACGATCCTCGAAGGTGTCACCCGCAGCTCGATCCTGTCGCTGGCCAAGGACCTCGGCCTCTCACCGGAAGAGCGCCGCATCCCGATCCAGGAGTGGAAGGATGCCGCCGCCAGCGGTGAGCTCTCGGAGGTCTTCGCCTGTGGCACGGCCGCGGTGGTCACCCCGGTCGGCGAGTTGCGCTGGGACGGCGGGTCCTGCGACCACCGCCGCGAGGGTCACGTCGACGAGGTCGCGACCAAGATCCGGAGCACGCTGCTGGACATCCAGTACGGCCGGGTCGAGGACACCCACGGCTGGCTCACCCAGCTCGCCTAG